The DNA sequence TCCGATATTATATCCGGGGATGAGGTAGTCGTACTGTCCCCGGATTGGATACCTGTATCAGCAGGCCGGGCCAGGATGAGCGGTCCGGAGATGATTGAGGCTAACAGGGGGGTTGCTGTCAAGACCAGGTGGAGCGGAATTGTAGAGAAAGATTTCTGCTCAGATATTCAATCATGGGACGATGTGGTTATTGCAAATATTGAAATTCTAAAGGATTTCGAGAATAAGGCACATTCTTTTATCAGGAATGTAACTGAATCCACAAACAGACCGGTCAGTGTTTCCTATTCCGGGGGCAAGGACAGCCTTGCTACATTGCTGCTGGTCAGGGATTGCCTGGCTGAATTTGATGTGCTGTTCGCAGATACCGGCCTGGAATTCCCTGAGACTGTGGAAAATGTGAATGAAGTTGCAAAAGAATATGGGCTTGAAATAAAGACGATCATGGCAGGGGATGTATTCTGGCAATCCATAGACCGGTTCGGACCCCCAACCGTGGAGGCCAGGTGGTGCTGCAAGACCTGTAAACTGGGTCCCATCTCAATGCTCATTGAAGAACACTTCCCTGACGGATGCCTGAGCTTTATAGGGCAGCGCAAGTACGAGAGCGAGGGCCGGGCCCGGTCTGATAATATCTGGAAGAATCCCTGGATAGGCAACCAGATCGCAGCATCACCCATACAGAACTGGACTGCCATGCATATCTGGCTGTACCTGTTCTGGAAAGGTGCGCCTTACAATATCCTGTACGAGCAGGGTTTCGATCGTATCGGCTGCTGGCTGTGCCCTTCCGGGAGCCTTGCCGAGATGGAAAGGATCAAGGAGATCCATCCCCTGATGTGGGCAAGGCTGGAAGAGAAATTGAGGGCCCATGCTGAAAAATTCGGGTATGGTGAAGGATGGGTAGATTACGGGTTGTGGCGATGGCAAAATCCTCCAAAGGTGCAGAGGGAGATGGCCGAGAGGCTGGGTATTAACCTGGTACCAAAGGAACACCTTGGGGATGTGGAATTTTCCGTGGTCGTGGGATACCGCCCCTGTAAGGCTGGTGGGATATCTGCCGAA is a window from the Methanosarcinales archaeon genome containing:
- a CDS encoding phosphoadenosine phosphosulfate reductase family protein; this translates as MSKIYLGKLVLHWCPECNLPVLDSTCACGSPAGKVKVTPPGDIRPAFLHDIDHINAVAQASFGAPLIPEDKIAILNKVPSDDRMEEVIVDGMAVANIRFEVESKQWTLLPRMEGAARLFQQKEGRKNWVIIDESAVPFIEKGASTLAPGVIDADSDIISGDEVVVLSPDWIPVSAGRARMSGPEMIEANRGVAVKTRWSGIVEKDFCSDIQSWDDVVIANIEILKDFENKAHSFIRNVTESTNRPVSVSYSGGKDSLATLLLVRDCLAEFDVLFADTGLEFPETVENVNEVAKEYGLEIKTIMAGDVFWQSIDRFGPPTVEARWCCKTCKLGPISMLIEEHFPDGCLSFIGQRKYESEGRARSDNIWKNPWIGNQIAASPIQNWTAMHIWLYLFWKGAPYNILYEQGFDRIGCWLCPSGSLAEMERIKEIHPLMWARLEEKLRAHAEKFGYGEGWVDYGLWRWQNPPKVQREMAERLGINLVPKEHLGDVEFSVVVGYRPCKAGGISAEGSFGAPLNLETIENSGMMNILGHLHSMDGVITSSNGEDNVQVFTSGTVTARSDTDPGARRLMQWAESAIRRAMECTGCGLCAAKCEVRAVKVKDGRAVVNEMCTHCGLCLKACPVVRYLSTKDLHIV